The following proteins are encoded in a genomic region of Corallococcus silvisoli:
- a CDS encoding AI-2E family transporter — translation MKVPQSAASPEVSPVLHVVHPEPVPPAGDPAALDEAEARRVDFVWSGAMVGSLALVFALLSVSGGVAVPVLLALTGAYAFNPLVTLLEKRGLDRTWGTSVLFFAGTLLLVGAGLYLVPVFRDEAAKLPGFFQRASTQVVPQVESLLGVSLPDLVSQRTAELGEKASELIQSAGPTAARLVASFAGNTARFAATLLGLSVVPVLAFFFLQDYPRLMGSIQDLLPRRSVALVSQRFREVDEVLSAFVQGQLTVGAILSVLYAVGLSVARIDLAIAIGLIAGFGNMVPYLGTGIGVVLAVLGVLLSWQGPWQLAVVAATFIIGQLAEGFVITPRVVGEKVGLAPVAVIIAVLAFGELFGFVGILLAVPASAILKVVLSVVLQRYRRTELYKGSGRGP, via the coding sequence GTGAAGGTCCCCCAGTCCGCCGCGTCCCCGGAGGTCTCCCCGGTGTTGCATGTCGTGCACCCGGAGCCCGTGCCTCCGGCCGGAGACCCCGCGGCGTTGGACGAGGCGGAGGCTCGTCGGGTCGACTTCGTGTGGTCCGGGGCGATGGTGGGCTCGTTGGCGCTGGTGTTCGCGCTCCTGTCGGTGTCCGGCGGGGTGGCGGTGCCAGTGTTGCTGGCGCTGACGGGCGCGTACGCGTTCAACCCGCTGGTCACGCTCCTGGAGAAGCGCGGCCTGGACCGCACGTGGGGCACGTCCGTGCTCTTCTTCGCGGGCACGCTCCTGCTGGTGGGCGCGGGGCTGTACCTGGTGCCGGTGTTCCGTGACGAGGCGGCGAAGCTGCCCGGCTTCTTCCAGCGGGCCAGCACCCAGGTGGTGCCGCAGGTGGAGTCGCTCCTGGGCGTGTCGTTGCCGGACCTGGTGAGCCAGCGCACCGCGGAGCTGGGGGAGAAGGCGTCGGAGCTGATCCAGAGCGCGGGCCCCACCGCGGCGCGGCTCGTCGCGAGCTTCGCCGGCAACACCGCGCGCTTCGCGGCCACGCTGCTGGGCCTGTCGGTGGTGCCGGTGCTGGCGTTCTTCTTCCTCCAGGACTACCCGCGCTTGATGGGGAGCATCCAGGACCTGCTGCCGCGCCGCTCGGTGGCGCTGGTGAGCCAGCGCTTCCGGGAGGTGGACGAGGTGCTGTCCGCCTTCGTGCAGGGCCAGCTCACCGTGGGGGCCATCCTGTCGGTGCTCTACGCGGTGGGGCTGTCCGTGGCGCGCATCGACCTGGCCATCGCCATCGGGCTCATCGCCGGCTTCGGCAACATGGTGCCCTACCTGGGCACGGGCATTGGCGTGGTGCTGGCGGTGTTGGGCGTGCTCCTGTCGTGGCAGGGGCCGTGGCAGTTGGCGGTGGTGGCGGCGACCTTCATCATCGGTCAGCTGGCCGAAGGCTTCGTCATCACCCCGCGCGTCGTGGGGGAGAAGGTGGGCCTGGCGCCCGTGGCGGTCATCATCGCCGTGCTCGCGTTCGGTGAGCTGTTCGGCTTCGTGGGCATCCTCCTGGCGGTCCCGGCCAGCGCCATCCTCAAGGTCGTCCTGAGCGTCGTCCTCCAGCGCTACCGCCGCACGGAGCTCTACAAGGGGAGCGGGCGCGGGCCGTGA
- a CDS encoding PEGA domain-containing protein: MRVGWAAVLTLAVLAGGCAAKQEQPATVVRARELMASAEGKSGDLVLRCEPSDADVLLDGVEQGKCSDFSGVSRSLRLHDAGFHQVEVKKRGFYPYTTYYSPSGARVTLNVKLRPLAPEGGGAP, encoded by the coding sequence ATGCGAGTCGGGTGGGCGGCAGTGTTGACGCTCGCGGTGCTTGCGGGCGGCTGCGCGGCGAAGCAGGAACAGCCGGCGACGGTGGTCCGTGCGCGCGAGCTGATGGCCTCCGCCGAGGGCAAGAGCGGGGACCTGGTGCTCCGGTGCGAACCCTCGGATGCGGACGTGCTGCTGGACGGCGTGGAGCAGGGCAAGTGCAGCGACTTCTCCGGGGTGTCCCGGAGCCTGCGGCTGCATGACGCGGGCTTCCACCAGGTCGAGGTGAAGAAGCGCGGCTTCTATCCGTACACGACCTACTACTCGCCCAGCGGGGCGCGGGTGACGCTCAACGTGAAGCTGCGGCCCCTGGCGCCCGAGGGCGGCGGCGCTCCGTGA
- a CDS encoding LPP20 family lipoprotein, which produces MRRSLWGLLLVVPLTALGQGKDAKSAAPAVEAVRGAGSPGINWEGQILRATGSGAPDLKAANPAQARLGAERAAKLDAFRNLLEQAKVIQVSAGRTVGDEWSRDEVKARVEGAIRGYKVVARRYFSDSGVELDVEVPLAALTAALTPAQDVAIVLNAEGAAKYTGLVVDARGLGVKPVLSPRLVDAAGKALYGATVLTDEARGTTGVAAWFENLEAARKAARVGDKPLVVKAAQLQGSDLVLNAEGARALTEANTRFLAEGRVVIVTQ; this is translated from the coding sequence GTGAGGCGTTCGCTGTGGGGTTTGTTGCTGGTCGTGCCGCTGACGGCGCTGGGCCAGGGCAAGGACGCGAAGAGCGCCGCACCCGCCGTCGAGGCCGTGCGTGGCGCTGGCTCGCCGGGCATCAACTGGGAGGGGCAGATCCTGCGCGCCACGGGCTCCGGGGCGCCGGACCTCAAGGCCGCCAACCCGGCCCAGGCGCGCCTGGGCGCCGAGCGCGCCGCGAAGCTGGACGCGTTCCGCAACCTCCTGGAGCAGGCCAAGGTCATCCAGGTGAGCGCGGGCCGCACCGTGGGCGATGAGTGGTCCCGCGACGAGGTGAAGGCCCGCGTGGAAGGCGCCATCCGCGGCTACAAGGTCGTGGCCCGGCGCTACTTCTCCGACAGCGGCGTGGAGCTGGACGTGGAGGTGCCGCTCGCGGCGCTCACCGCGGCGCTGACGCCCGCGCAGGACGTGGCCATCGTGCTCAACGCGGAGGGCGCGGCGAAGTACACCGGCCTCGTGGTGGACGCGCGCGGATTGGGCGTGAAGCCGGTGCTCTCGCCCAGGCTGGTGGATGCGGCGGGCAAGGCGCTCTACGGCGCGACGGTGCTCACGGACGAGGCGCGTGGCACGACGGGCGTGGCGGCCTGGTTCGAGAACCTGGAGGCCGCCCGCAAGGCCGCGCGCGTGGGCGACAAGCCGCTGGTGGTGAAGGCCGCGCAACTCCAGGGCTCCGACTTGGTCCTGAACGCGGAAGGGGCCCGCGCGCTCACCGAGGCGAACACGCGCTTCCTGGCCGAGGGCCGGGTCGTCATCGTCACGCAGTAG
- a CDS encoding PilZ domain-containing protein — MSEKRKANRAPLDIYLNKYMGGVPYMTRAADISQEGVSLSRLIEPQHDARRVGLQFQLPGSEEIIYAEGEVVREWKELGRKEQSGVRFTLLTERHRKMIDAYVDRHTEGN, encoded by the coding sequence ATGAGCGAGAAGCGGAAGGCCAATCGGGCGCCCCTGGACATCTACCTCAACAAGTACATGGGCGGCGTGCCGTACATGACCCGCGCGGCGGACATCAGCCAGGAGGGCGTCAGCCTGTCGCGCCTCATCGAGCCCCAGCACGACGCGCGCCGCGTGGGCCTCCAGTTCCAGCTCCCCGGCTCCGAGGAGATCATCTACGCCGAGGGTGAAGTCGTACGCGAGTGGAAGGAGTTGGGGCGCAAGGAGCAGTCAGGTGTGCGCTTCACGCTGCTCACCGAGCGGCACCGCAAGATGATCGACGCGTACGTGGACCGTCACACCGAAGGCAACTGA
- a CDS encoding FKBP-type peptidyl-prolyl cis-trans isomerase, whose product MRMQWKAALVLMLGAPGLALAQSSTKTSKPAAAPEAPAQAASQAPPDLQTDDQKAIYSLGVTLGQSVTALALTPAEVQLLQHGLQDALAGTSPAVDPKEYTPKIQALAKARQAQVNVATLDRASKEPGATRLPSGVIYRELKAGTGKVPRAIDTVKVHYRGTLVDGSEFDSSYARGMAAEFPLNGVIPCWTQGVQKMKVGGKAKLTCPASTAYGERPPTGSRIPPNAVLQFDVELVDIPGNTAVTP is encoded by the coding sequence ATGCGGATGCAGTGGAAGGCGGCCCTGGTGCTGATGCTTGGCGCTCCGGGACTCGCGCTGGCGCAGTCCTCGACCAAGACCTCGAAGCCGGCCGCCGCGCCGGAGGCCCCCGCGCAGGCGGCCTCCCAGGCGCCGCCGGACCTCCAGACGGATGATCAGAAGGCCATCTATTCGCTCGGCGTGACGCTGGGCCAGAGCGTGACGGCGCTCGCGCTGACGCCCGCGGAGGTGCAGCTGCTCCAGCACGGCCTCCAGGACGCGCTCGCCGGCACATCCCCCGCCGTGGATCCAAAGGAGTACACGCCGAAGATCCAGGCGCTCGCGAAGGCACGCCAGGCCCAGGTCAACGTCGCCACGCTGGACCGAGCCTCCAAGGAGCCTGGGGCCACCCGGCTGCCCTCCGGCGTCATCTACCGGGAGCTCAAGGCCGGCACCGGCAAGGTGCCCCGCGCCATCGACACCGTGAAGGTGCACTACCGGGGCACCCTGGTGGACGGCTCGGAGTTCGACAGCTCCTACGCGCGCGGCATGGCGGCGGAGTTCCCGCTCAACGGCGTCATCCCCTGCTGGACCCAGGGCGTGCAGAAGATGAAGGTCGGCGGCAAGGCGAAGCTCACCTGCCCCGCGAGCACCGCGTACGGGGAGCGTCCGCCCACCGGCTCGCGCATCCCGCCCAATGCCGTGCTCCAGTTCGACGTGGAGCTGGTGGACATCCCCGGCAACACCGCCGTCACCCCGTAG
- a CDS encoding cold-shock protein encodes MATGTVKWFNDAKGFGFIMQDGGGEDLFCHHTAIQADGFRSLQEGQKVEFDVAKGAKGLQAQNVRPI; translated from the coding sequence ATGGCGACCGGTACCGTGAAGTGGTTCAACGATGCGAAGGGCTTCGGCTTCATCATGCAGGACGGCGGCGGCGAGGACCTCTTCTGCCACCACACCGCCATCCAGGCGGACGGCTTCCGCAGCCTCCAGGAGGGCCAGAAGGTGGAGTTCGACGTCGCCAAGGGCGCCAAGGGCCTGCAGGCGCAGAACGTTCGCCCCATCTGA
- a CDS encoding cold-shock protein, which translates to MATGTVKWFNDAKGFGFITQDGGGEDVFCHHTAINMDGFRTLAEGQKVEFEVAKGPKGLQAQNVRAA; encoded by the coding sequence ATGGCGACTGGTACCGTGAAGTGGTTCAACGACGCGAAGGGCTTCGGCTTCATCACCCAGGATGGCGGCGGCGAGGACGTGTTCTGCCACCACACCGCCATCAACATGGACGGCTTCCGCACCCTGGCCGAGGGCCAGAAGGTGGAGTTCGAAGTCGCCAAGGGCCCCAAGGGCCTGCAGGCGCAGAACGTTCGCGCGGCCTGA
- a CDS encoding M2 family metallopeptidase, protein MTRSPTSQSLLRAALAALSLAAPAAVAQTTPAPAAKAPPAKSAKATPAEAKQFAEKLNADLKQLWTRQATAEWIKSTYITDDTERNAASVNEEVMAYVNNAIKDSRRFDGLKLDADTARMLHLLRVSQTLPAPANPAQRAELAATAAKLEGLYGKGKYCGKDGKGKCRDLEELSDVMAESRDADELLEAWQGWHAISRPMRPLYTQLVDLSNAGAKDIGFSDLGTLWRSSYDMTPAEFEQEAQRLWGQVKPMYDELHCYVRGRLAKQYGEAKVPAGKPIPAHLLGNMWAQEWNNIYPLVEPFPGQASLDVGSALVKQGYDAEKMVKLGEKFFTSLGLKPLPQTFWERSQFTKPRDRDVVCHASAWDVTYDNDLRIKMCIKPTEEDLVTIHHELGHDYYYTYYYKLPVLFQAGANDGFHEAIGDALTLSITPAYLQQAGLLSAVEKNDKNVINLQLKDALEKVAFLPFGLLVDQWRWDVFSGKVKPADYNKSWWAMRTKYQGVSAPVARTEQDFDAGAKYHVPANVPYTRYFLARILQFQFHKALCEAAGIQGPLNECSIYGNKAAGQRLQAMLELGASKPWPDALAAMTGTRQMDATPMLEYFAPLRRWLQEQNKGQKCGW, encoded by the coding sequence ATGACCCGCTCCCCCACCTCGCAGTCCCTGTTGCGCGCGGCCCTGGCCGCCCTGTCGCTCGCGGCCCCCGCCGCGGTCGCGCAGACGACGCCCGCTCCCGCGGCGAAGGCCCCGCCGGCCAAGTCCGCGAAGGCCACGCCCGCGGAGGCGAAGCAGTTCGCCGAGAAGCTCAACGCGGACCTGAAGCAGCTCTGGACCCGGCAGGCCACCGCCGAGTGGATCAAGAGCACGTACATCACCGACGACACGGAGCGCAACGCGGCCTCCGTCAACGAAGAGGTGATGGCCTACGTCAACAACGCCATCAAGGATTCGCGCCGCTTCGACGGGCTGAAGCTGGACGCGGACACCGCGCGGATGCTGCACCTCTTGCGCGTGTCCCAGACGCTGCCCGCCCCGGCGAACCCCGCCCAGCGCGCGGAGCTGGCCGCCACCGCCGCGAAGCTGGAGGGCCTGTACGGCAAGGGCAAGTACTGCGGCAAGGACGGCAAGGGGAAGTGCCGCGACCTGGAGGAGCTGTCCGACGTGATGGCGGAGAGCCGCGACGCGGATGAGCTGCTGGAGGCCTGGCAGGGCTGGCACGCCATCAGCCGCCCCATGCGCCCGCTCTACACGCAGCTGGTGGACCTCTCCAACGCGGGCGCGAAGGACATCGGCTTCAGCGACCTGGGCACGCTGTGGCGGTCGTCCTACGACATGACGCCCGCGGAGTTCGAGCAGGAGGCGCAGCGCCTCTGGGGCCAGGTCAAGCCCATGTACGACGAGCTGCACTGCTACGTGCGCGGCCGGCTCGCGAAGCAGTACGGCGAGGCGAAGGTGCCCGCGGGCAAGCCCATCCCCGCGCACCTGCTGGGCAACATGTGGGCGCAGGAGTGGAACAACATCTACCCGCTGGTGGAGCCGTTCCCCGGTCAGGCCAGCCTGGACGTGGGCTCCGCGCTGGTGAAGCAGGGCTATGACGCGGAGAAGATGGTGAAGCTGGGGGAGAAGTTCTTCACCTCGCTGGGCCTCAAGCCGCTGCCGCAGACCTTCTGGGAGCGCTCGCAGTTCACCAAGCCGCGCGACCGCGACGTCGTCTGCCACGCCTCCGCGTGGGACGTGACGTACGACAACGACCTGCGCATCAAGATGTGCATCAAGCCCACCGAGGAGGACCTGGTCACCATCCACCACGAGCTGGGCCACGACTACTACTACACGTACTACTACAAGCTCCCCGTCCTCTTTCAGGCCGGCGCCAACGACGGCTTCCACGAGGCCATTGGCGACGCGCTCACGCTCTCCATCACCCCGGCCTACCTCCAGCAGGCGGGCCTGCTGAGCGCGGTGGAGAAGAACGACAAGAACGTCATCAACCTCCAGCTCAAGGACGCGCTGGAGAAGGTGGCCTTCCTGCCCTTCGGCCTGCTGGTGGACCAGTGGCGCTGGGACGTGTTCAGCGGCAAGGTGAAGCCGGCGGACTACAACAAGAGCTGGTGGGCGATGCGCACGAAGTACCAGGGCGTGTCCGCGCCGGTGGCCCGCACGGAGCAGGACTTCGATGCGGGCGCCAAGTACCACGTGCCCGCCAACGTGCCCTACACGCGCTACTTCCTCGCGCGGATCCTCCAGTTCCAGTTCCACAAGGCGCTGTGCGAGGCGGCCGGCATCCAGGGCCCCCTCAACGAGTGCTCCATCTACGGCAACAAGGCCGCGGGTCAGCGGCTCCAGGCGATGCTGGAGCTGGGCGCGAGCAAGCCCTGGCCGGACGCGCTGGCCGCGATGACGGGCACCCGCCAGATGGATGCCACGCCGATGCTGGAGTACTTCGCGCCGCTGCGCCGCTGGCTCCAGGAGCAGAACAAGGGCCAGAAGTGCGGGTGGTGA